A stretch of Orientia tsutsugamushi DNA encodes these proteins:
- the rplC gene encoding 50S ribosomal protein L3 — MKNARSGLIAEKLGMSSKFDENGRKVAITLLKVDVCQVLWHKLVSKDGYNAVILGYKNISPFKVKKPMRSIFSRAKIEPKAVIKEFKVAEDRMLEIASILDASYFRVGQYVDVRGITIGKGFAGAMKRHGFRGLEASHGVSISHRSHGSTGNRAYPGRTFKNKKMAGHMGVKFATIQNLKVDSVDLEKRLLVIKGSIPGKSGSIVYITDSIKKLLL, encoded by the coding sequence ATGAAAAATGCAAGAAGTGGATTGATAGCTGAAAAATTAGGCATGAGTAGTAAGTTTGATGAAAATGGCCGAAAAGTTGCAATAACATTATTGAAGGTTGATGTATGTCAAGTTTTATGGCATAAATTGGTTAGTAAAGATGGATATAATGCTGTGATTTTAGGATATAAAAATATTTCTCCATTTAAGGTAAAGAAACCTATGCGTTCTATATTTTCTAGAGCGAAAATCGAGCCTAAGGCTGTAATTAAAGAATTTAAAGTTGCTGAAGATAGAATGTTAGAAATTGCTAGTATTTTGGATGCCTCGTATTTTAGGGTTGGGCAATATGTTGATGTAAGAGGTATAACAATAGGTAAAGGGTTCGCTGGAGCGATGAAAAGGCATGGATTTCGAGGGCTTGAAGCTTCGCATGGTGTGTCTATTTCTCATAGATCGCATGGGTCTACAGGAAATAGAGCTTATCCAGGGCGAACATTTAAGAACAAAAAAATGGCTGGACATATGGGAGTAAAGTTTGCTACTATACAAAATTTAAAGGTTGATTCTGTTGATTTAGAGAAAAGGTTGTTAGTGATAAAGGGTAGTATTCCTGGAAAAAGTGGATCAATAGTTTATATTACTGATTCAATTAAAAAGTTATTGCTGTAA
- the rpsJ gene encoding 30S ribosomal protein S10 has protein sequence MSSKDIRIRLKSFDHALLDRTTFEIVRLAKSAGAKVKGAVPLPRRIQYFTFNKSPHIYKKSREQFEIRTHKRLIVIASSTPQTIEALMKMTLAPGVDVQIN, from the coding sequence ATGAGTAGTAAAGACATTAGGATTCGGTTAAAGTCTTTTGATCATGCTTTATTGGATCGTACTACATTTGAAATTGTGCGTTTAGCAAAAAGCGCTGGAGCTAAAGTTAAGGGGGCTGTTCCTTTGCCTAGGCGAATTCAATATTTTACATTTAATAAATCTCCGCATATTTATAAAAAGTCCAGAGAGCAGTTTGAAATCAGAACACATAAGCGTTTGATTGTTATTGCTAGTTCTACTCCTCAAACTATTGAGGCTTTAATGAAAATGACCTTAGCTCCAGGTGTGGATGTGCAAATTAATTAG
- the tuf gene encoding elongation factor Tu, with protein sequence MAVAFNRDKPHCNIGTIGHVDHGKTSLATAITIVSSELSDGAVKVKNYDEIDSAPEEKARGITIQTAHVEFISKKRHYALVDCPGHVDYIKNMITGASQTDGLILVVSGVDGVMPQTREHVLLAKQVGVPSIIVCINKIDQADPELLELIEMEVRELLTKYDFPGDTVPIIRCSALKAINGDSDAKKGILELMDAIDDYIPQPTRVLDQPFLMPIEDVFSILGRGTVVTGRIERGVIKVGDEVEIVGLRSTQKTICTGVEMFKKELEQGQAGDNVGILLRGIKREDVERGQVLAKPGTITPHCSFEAEVYVLTKEEGGRHTPFFQNYRPQFYCRTTDVTGEIALLSGKEMVMPGDHATLSVNLVAPIAMDQGLSFAIREGGKTIGAGKVSKIIK encoded by the coding sequence ATGGCAGTAGCATTTAATAGAGATAAGCCGCATTGTAATATAGGGACAATAGGGCATGTTGATCATGGAAAAACATCATTAGCAACAGCAATAACTATAGTATCGTCAGAGTTAAGTGATGGTGCTGTAAAAGTGAAGAATTATGATGAAATTGACTCCGCACCAGAAGAAAAAGCTAGAGGGATTACAATACAGACTGCTCATGTGGAGTTTATAAGTAAGAAGAGACATTATGCGCTTGTAGATTGTCCTGGGCATGTTGATTATATTAAAAATATGATTACTGGAGCATCTCAAACTGATGGCTTAATATTAGTTGTGTCTGGTGTTGATGGTGTTATGCCTCAAACGAGAGAGCATGTGTTATTGGCAAAGCAAGTTGGAGTGCCAAGTATTATAGTTTGTATAAATAAGATAGATCAAGCTGATCCTGAATTATTGGAATTAATTGAGATGGAAGTAAGGGAATTGTTGACGAAATATGATTTTCCAGGTGATACTGTTCCTATAATTAGATGTTCAGCTTTAAAGGCGATAAATGGTGATTCTGATGCTAAGAAAGGTATATTAGAATTAATGGATGCCATAGATGATTATATACCACAGCCTACTAGAGTTTTAGATCAGCCGTTTTTAATGCCGATAGAGGATGTGTTCTCAATATTAGGTCGCGGTACAGTAGTTACAGGAAGAATTGAGAGAGGGGTTATTAAAGTTGGTGATGAAGTAGAAATAGTTGGATTACGTAGTACTCAGAAGACAATATGTACTGGTGTTGAGATGTTTAAGAAAGAGTTAGAGCAAGGTCAGGCTGGAGATAATGTAGGTATATTATTACGTGGAATAAAGCGTGAGGATGTAGAAAGAGGGCAGGTTTTAGCTAAGCCTGGTACTATTACTCCGCATTGCAGTTTTGAAGCTGAGGTTTATGTTTTAACAAAAGAGGAAGGTGGTAGGCATACTCCGTTTTTTCAAAATTATAGGCCTCAGTTTTATTGTAGAACAACAGATGTTACTGGTGAGATAGCGTTATTATCTGGAAAAGAGATGGTGATGCCTGGGGATCATGCTACACTAAGTGTTAATTTAGTAGCGCCTATTGCTATGGATCAAGGGTTGTCTTTTGCTATTCGTGAAGGAGGTAAAACTATTGGTGCTGGTAAAGTCTCTAAAATTATAAAGTGA
- the rlmB gene encoding 23S rRNA (guanosine(2251)-2'-O)-methyltransferase RlmB, producing MTDKKSYYIFGTHASLAALNNPLRVIRYIYCTESCFLSLSKSIQKHNYKIVTTNFLHQLLGRQIVHQGIAVNTIPLTINGIKNIDLNTPNYKIAILDQLLDHNNLGAIIRSAAAFNISTIILPENNSIEENGTIAKIAVGALEKINLVKVKNLYNTINYLKKHGFWIIGLDLNNSNQLTEQTFHSKMAFVLGSENKGLRNLTRQQCDFLIKIPMSHKTESLNVAGAATIIFYESFKFSIKQQFK from the coding sequence ATGACTGATAAAAAATCATATTATATATTTGGTACTCATGCATCCTTAGCAGCTTTAAATAACCCTCTCAGGGTAATAAGGTATATTTATTGTACAGAGTCATGTTTTCTATCTTTATCAAAATCGATTCAAAAGCATAATTATAAAATAGTTACAACAAATTTTCTACATCAGCTATTAGGCAGACAAATAGTTCATCAAGGAATAGCAGTAAATACTATCCCCCTCACAATTAATGGTATCAAAAATATAGACCTAAACACACCAAACTATAAAATTGCCATTTTAGACCAATTGCTAGACCATAATAACTTAGGAGCTATTATAAGATCAGCTGCAGCATTTAATATATCAACTATTATCCTACCTGAAAATAACTCTATAGAAGAGAACGGTACTATTGCTAAGATAGCAGTTGGAGCTCTAGAAAAAATAAACTTAGTAAAAGTAAAAAATTTATATAATACTATCAATTACTTAAAAAAGCATGGATTTTGGATTATCGGGCTAGATCTTAACAACAGTAATCAACTTACAGAGCAAACTTTTCATTCAAAAATGGCTTTTGTTTTAGGCTCTGAGAATAAAGGACTAAGGAACTTAACGCGTCAACAATGTGATTTTTTAATCAAAATTCCAATGTCTCATAAAACTGAAAGTTTAAACGTTGCAGGAGCTGCTACAATAATTTTTTATGAAAGCTTCAAATTTTCCATAAAACAACAATTTAAATAA
- the recA gene encoding recombinase RecA, with amino-acid sequence MYKEHTLDDVLSIINKTHGKGSIMRCNQRPIGKAQVISSGSVCIDTALGIGGFPKGRVSEIYGPEASGKTTVALHAVAECQKGGESCVYIDAEHALDLQYAQKLGVNINSLIISQPDTGEQALEIADTLVRSGAVGLIVVDSVAALVPKAELEGEIGDNNIGLQARLMSQALRKLVASVSKTNCTIIFINQIRMKIGIMFGSPETTTGGNALKFYASIRMEIRKVSPIKDKEEVIGYQTKVKIVKNKLAPPFKVIDFDIIYGLGISKEGEIIDLGVKLGIIEKAGAWFSYKDHKIGQGRENAKQYLREHPSIALELEQQIRQKSDIIQNSLVIPNENEHEANLDNISIATEEKSKC; translated from the coding sequence ATGTATAAAGAACACACATTAGATGATGTACTTAGTATAATTAATAAAACTCATGGCAAAGGCTCAATCATGAGATGCAATCAACGACCTATAGGCAAAGCACAAGTTATCTCCAGTGGATCGGTATGCATAGATACAGCCTTAGGAATAGGAGGCTTCCCTAAAGGAAGAGTAAGCGAAATCTATGGACCTGAAGCTTCAGGAAAAACAACAGTAGCACTTCATGCTGTAGCTGAGTGTCAAAAAGGAGGAGAGAGTTGCGTTTATATTGATGCTGAGCATGCATTAGATCTACAATACGCTCAAAAATTGGGCGTCAATATTAATAGTCTAATTATATCACAGCCTGATACTGGCGAACAAGCTCTAGAAATTGCTGATACATTAGTTAGATCAGGAGCAGTTGGATTAATAGTTGTAGATAGCGTTGCTGCTTTAGTACCAAAAGCAGAACTAGAAGGAGAAATAGGAGACAACAATATAGGACTACAAGCTAGATTAATGAGCCAAGCCTTACGAAAGCTAGTCGCTTCAGTCTCAAAAACTAATTGTACCATCATTTTCATCAATCAAATTAGAATGAAAATAGGTATTATGTTTGGCAGTCCAGAAACTACAACTGGAGGAAATGCTTTAAAGTTTTATGCATCTATTAGAATGGAAATCAGAAAAGTTAGTCCTATTAAAGATAAAGAAGAAGTTATTGGTTATCAAACAAAAGTTAAAATTGTTAAAAATAAGCTTGCTCCACCTTTTAAAGTGATTGATTTTGATATCATATATGGATTAGGCATTTCAAAAGAGGGCGAAATAATAGATTTAGGAGTTAAGTTAGGTATTATTGAAAAAGCAGGCGCATGGTTTTCTTATAAAGATCATAAAATTGGCCAAGGTAGAGAAAACGCTAAACAATATCTTAGAGAACATCCTTCAATTGCTCTAGAACTTGAACAACAAATCAGACAAAAATCTGATATTATACAAAATAGCCTAGTTATCCCTAATGAGAATGAACATGAAGCTAATCTAGATAATATATCTATAGCAACAGAAGAAAAGAGCAAGTGTTAA
- the fabG gene encoding 3-oxoacyl-ACP reductase FabG — protein sequence MLNFTNQHVLITGASGSIGRACSQLFHQLGATVIISGTKEEKLAKLKADLTERCIVRKCNILDYQDCNNMIEEIPKLDVLICCAGITNDQLAIKMEVAKFETVISTNLTATFILNKAAIKKMIKERYGRIINISSVVAISGNQGQSNYCASKAGIIGMSKALALEVASRNITVNVIAPGFIISNMTNLLNEQQKNTILSKIPVNRFGNPNDVATAAAFLASRQAAYISGQTLHVNGGMVMV from the coding sequence GTGTTAAATTTTACTAACCAACACGTACTTATTACAGGAGCATCAGGCAGCATAGGAAGAGCGTGCAGTCAGTTATTTCATCAACTAGGAGCTACAGTAATAATTTCCGGGACTAAAGAAGAAAAACTTGCTAAATTAAAAGCAGATTTAACAGAAAGATGCATTGTTCGCAAATGTAATATCTTAGACTATCAAGATTGCAATAATATGATTGAAGAAATACCAAAACTTGATGTATTAATATGTTGCGCTGGCATTACTAATGATCAATTAGCAATTAAAATGGAAGTTGCAAAATTTGAAACAGTGATCTCTACAAATCTAACAGCCACATTCATTTTAAATAAAGCAGCAATAAAAAAAATGATTAAAGAGCGATATGGTAGAATAATAAATATATCTTCAGTTGTAGCTATTAGTGGAAACCAAGGCCAATCAAATTATTGCGCATCTAAAGCTGGCATTATTGGAATGAGTAAAGCATTAGCATTGGAAGTAGCAAGTCGAAATATAACTGTTAATGTTATTGCCCCAGGATTTATTATATCCAATATGACAAATCTACTTAATGAACAACAAAAAAATACTATACTATCTAAAATTCCAGTAAATAGATTTGGAAATCCAAATGATGTTGCAACTGCAGCAGCATTCTTAGCTAGTAGGCAAGCAGCATATATTTCTGGACAAACTTTACATGTAAATGGTGGCATGGTTATGGTATGA
- a CDS encoding phosphopantetheine-binding protein, protein MDKNKKTDELSHTLSHAHDSCSLNKNNTATLEKKEDSCNSDHDAELKSEIQNEIIDIIADIAKIKDKSIISSDTALSSLGLDSLDQTEMILAIEDKFRHSIPDEVASKLTTIRDIVEYILPYKKALTK, encoded by the coding sequence ATGGACAAAAACAAAAAAACTGATGAGTTATCGCATACATTATCACATGCTCATGATTCTTGTTCATTGAATAAAAATAATACAGCAACTTTAGAAAAAAAAGAAGATTCTTGCAATTCAGATCATGATGCTGAATTAAAATCTGAAATACAAAATGAAATTATTGATATCATAGCTGATATAGCTAAAATAAAGGATAAATCTATAATTTCCAGTGATACAGCTCTCTCAAGTTTAGGACTTGATAGCCTTGATCAGACTGAAATGATATTAGCTATTGAAGATAAGTTTAGGCATTCTATACCAGATGAGGTAGCTTCTAAATTAACAACCATAAGAGATATAGTAGAATATATACTCCCTTATAAAAAAGCTTTAACAAAATAA
- the fabF gene encoding beta-ketoacyl-ACP synthase II: protein MGNRRVVITGIGMVTPLGVNAKSSWENLIKCKSGITRIHRFDTSNLKCKIAGLVLHDSKLKIYSIRGHELLVDSTDKKKDIFIQYGIIAAQEAIEDSGIDLNNNEKIKESTGVIIGTGLGGIQSTADNVINLYINNKISTYFIPSILSNLISGHISIMYGFRGPNQSVNSACATGAQAISDAARMIKCNEANIMIAGGAEAAITDISMAGFNAIKALSTKYNDNPKAACRPWDKDRNGFVMSEGAGVVVLEELEHAKKRRAKIYAELTGYGLSSDAYHITSPHPEGIGSQIAMLKAIKTSKIHIGDINYINAHATSTEKGDLIELKSIKNLILKENSKVAISSTKSSTGHLLGASGSVEIIFSALALQNQVIPATLNLDNPIEEAKDINLVPNIPQECKINHILSNSFGFGSTNVSIVLTKFA from the coding sequence ATGGGTAACAGACGAGTAGTCATTACTGGAATAGGCATGGTAACTCCTTTAGGTGTCAATGCTAAAAGCTCATGGGAAAATCTTATAAAATGCAAAAGTGGCATTACACGAATTCATAGATTTGATACTTCTAATCTAAAATGTAAAATTGCTGGGCTAGTCTTACATGATAGTAAACTAAAAATTTATAGCATTAGAGGGCATGAATTACTAGTTGACTCAACAGATAAAAAAAAAGACATTTTCATTCAATATGGAATTATTGCTGCTCAAGAAGCTATAGAAGATAGTGGAATTGATCTTAATAATAATGAAAAAATAAAAGAAAGTACAGGAGTTATTATTGGAACTGGCCTTGGAGGAATTCAATCAACAGCCGATAATGTGATCAATCTTTATATTAATAATAAAATAAGCACTTATTTTATTCCATCAATCCTATCAAACTTGATATCAGGCCATATTTCTATAATGTATGGCTTTCGAGGACCAAATCAATCAGTTAACTCAGCATGCGCTACAGGAGCGCAAGCAATCAGCGATGCAGCACGTATGATAAAATGCAATGAAGCCAATATCATGATTGCAGGAGGCGCAGAAGCAGCTATCACAGATATTAGCATGGCTGGATTTAACGCAATTAAAGCTTTAAGCACAAAATATAACGACAATCCAAAAGCCGCTTGTAGACCCTGGGACAAAGATCGTAACGGTTTTGTAATGTCTGAAGGAGCAGGAGTAGTAGTTCTAGAGGAGCTAGAACATGCCAAAAAGCGCAGAGCAAAAATATATGCTGAATTGACTGGATATGGACTAAGCAGCGATGCATATCATATTACCTCACCACACCCAGAAGGAATAGGTAGCCAAATAGCAATGTTAAAAGCAATTAAAACTTCTAAAATTCATATTGGAGATATTAATTATATTAATGCTCATGCTACCTCTACAGAAAAGGGAGACTTAATAGAATTAAAGTCCATTAAAAACCTCATTCTAAAAGAAAATTCTAAAGTTGCTATCTCATCAACTAAATCTTCTACAGGTCACTTACTTGGTGCTAGCGGCAGCGTTGAAATAATATTTTCAGCTCTAGCATTACAAAATCAAGTTATACCAGCAACATTAAATCTTGATAATCCTATAGAAGAAGCTAAAGATATTAACTTAGTACCAAATATACCTCAAGAATGCAAAATAAATCATATACTGAGCAACTCGTTTGGCTTTGGCAGTACTAATGTTAGTATAGTACTAACAAAATTTGCCTAA
- the rpmG gene encoding 50S ribosomal protein L33, which translates to MSRKKKKVLVKLVSSAGTGVFWVKQRNPKTQTEKLSFRKYDPKVRKHVQFTEAKIK; encoded by the coding sequence GTGTCTAGAAAAAAAAAAAAGGTTTTAGTTAAATTAGTTAGTAGTGCTGGAACAGGTGTTTTTTGGGTTAAGCAGCGTAATCCTAAAACTCAAACTGAAAAGCTATCATTTAGAAAATACGATCCAAAAGTTAGAAAGCATGTTCAATTTACAGAAGCAAAGATTAAATAA
- the rpsP gene encoding 30S ribosomal protein S16 — protein sequence MAVKIRLARSGAKKCAYFKIVIANNCSPRDGAFIEKVGHYNPMLPKDNHERIVLKTDRIEHWLSHGAQPTEKVINFIQQFSITLPLAIQKKHNIKLKNYVAKPSKKK from the coding sequence ATGGCGGTTAAGATTCGCTTGGCTAGGTCAGGCGCAAAAAAATGTGCTTATTTTAAAATTGTTATAGCTAATAATTGCTCTCCAAGAGATGGGGCTTTTATTGAAAAAGTAGGGCACTATAATCCTATGTTACCTAAGGATAATCATGAAAGAATAGTATTAAAAACTGATAGAATAGAGCATTGGTTGTCTCATGGCGCTCAACCAACAGAAAAGGTAATAAATTTTATACAGCAGTTTAGTATTACATTGCCGTTAGCAATACAAAAAAAACACAACATAAAACTTAAAAATTATGTAGCCAAACCTTCTAAAAAAAAGTAA
- a CDS encoding transposase gives MIEQDLIQKLPNNSVVMMDNASFHKGHHLKTMIKKDGHILEYVLTYSPDLNPI, from the coding sequence TTGATAGAACAGGATTTAATTCAGAAGTTACCTAATAATTCTGTAGTCATGATGGATAATGCAAGTTTTCATAAAGGCCATCATTTAAAAACTATGATAAAAAAAGATGGGCATATATTAGAGTATGTACTGACTTATTCTCCTGATTTAAATCCTATTTAG
- the rplT gene encoding 50S ribosomal protein L20, which translates to MSRARSGKVNKNRHKKILKLAKGYRGRAKNCFRIAIQKVEKALQYSYRDRRNRKRQFRALWIQRINAAVRQYDMTYSQFINGLKRANITVDRKVMADLAVHNADSFLHLVELTKKSLAKTA; encoded by the coding sequence ATGTCACGCGCAAGATCAGGTAAAGTTAATAAAAATCGTCATAAAAAAATCTTAAAATTAGCTAAAGGTTATCGTGGTAGAGCTAAAAATTGTTTTAGAATTGCTATTCAAAAAGTAGAAAAAGCACTTCAGTATAGCTACCGCGACAGACGTAATCGTAAGCGCCAGTTTAGAGCGTTATGGATTCAAAGAATTAATGCTGCTGTAAGACAATATGATATGACTTATTCACAGTTTATTAATGGGCTCAAACGAGCAAATATTACTGTAGATCGTAAAGTCATGGCCGATTTAGCAGTTCATAATGCTGATTCTTTTTTACATTTAGTAGAGCTTACTAAGAAATCACTAGCTAAAACTGCATGA
- the rpmI gene encoding 50S ribosomal protein L35: MPKLKTKSAVKKRFSLSSSGKLKVTQAGKRHFMRRRTKKQLRNLRSTTTLIGQDAKNIIKYLMPYGVQ; encoded by the coding sequence ATGCCTAAGCTTAAAACTAAATCAGCAGTTAAAAAGCGCTTTAGCCTATCCTCAAGTGGTAAGCTGAAAGTAACCCAAGCAGGAAAGCGGCATTTTATGCGCCGTAGAACTAAGAAGCAATTGAGAAATTTAAGAAGTACAACAACTCTTATAGGACAAGATGCTAAAAATATTATTAAGTATCTTATGCCTTATGGTGTTCAATAA
- the htpG gene encoding molecular chaperone HtpG: MSVETYKFDAEVGKVLHLVIHTLYTNKKIFLRELISNASDACDKLRYLSQSNAELLQGESDFKITVSMDKEKRYIILQDNGIGMNKEDLTQNLGTIASSGTQKFLEQLGNDAKKDNMLIGQFGVGFYSSYMVADEVKVISKKAGEAQAYQWSSKGEGEYYIEDCEADFIRGTKITLHIKPEYDNYLDHFQIKDIIKTYSDHISVPIYYVGVDGKEQQVNSSSALWTRAKSDITDEQYEEFYRNIAYAIDKPWITIHNKSEGVIEFTNLLFIPSSKTFDLFHPDRKSRVKLYIKKVFITDENVALIPKYMRFLRGVVDSEDLPLNISRETLQHSPLIDKIQASITKKVITELEKQKTKDQGEYETFWNNFGAVLKEGLCEGTADVDKLLKICLFRSALQDKFISLDEYIANLKSEKKNIYYITGDDLEALKSSPQIEGLLSRNIDVLLLTDDVDKFWVMVTRKYNDYVLKSVTSANIEIDNCDTKTAESSDTNNDAKDDTSSSDDQNCEQLIKYFKEVLGDKVKSVEVSKKLTRSPVCLTVPEGSMDIRTERFLIEQKQLSSHSSKILEINPNHTIIKKINENIKLNQNLDVNKQLVMTLLDQSYLIEGQPIPDLQDYCNRINFFIEKSVN, translated from the coding sequence ATGTCAGTAGAAACTTATAAATTTGATGCAGAAGTAGGCAAAGTACTTCATTTGGTAATTCACACATTATATACCAATAAGAAGATTTTTTTACGAGAATTAATTTCAAATGCCTCTGATGCTTGTGATAAGCTACGTTATCTTAGTCAAAGTAATGCTGAACTGCTGCAAGGAGAAAGTGATTTTAAAATTACTGTCTCAATGGATAAGGAAAAACGTTATATAATTTTACAAGATAACGGTATTGGAATGAATAAAGAAGACCTAACACAGAATTTAGGAACGATAGCTAGTTCTGGCACTCAAAAATTTTTGGAGCAGTTAGGCAATGATGCTAAAAAGGATAACATGTTGATAGGGCAATTTGGAGTGGGGTTCTATTCATCATATATGGTAGCAGATGAGGTCAAAGTAATATCTAAGAAGGCTGGTGAAGCACAAGCTTATCAGTGGTCTTCTAAAGGTGAGGGGGAGTATTATATTGAAGATTGTGAAGCTGATTTTATTAGAGGTACAAAAATTACTTTACATATTAAACCAGAATATGATAACTACTTAGATCATTTTCAAATTAAAGATATTATTAAAACTTACTCTGATCATATCTCAGTTCCAATATATTATGTTGGAGTGGATGGTAAGGAGCAACAAGTTAACTCATCATCAGCATTATGGACTAGAGCTAAAAGCGACATAACTGATGAACAATATGAGGAATTTTATCGTAACATTGCATATGCTATAGATAAGCCGTGGATTACTATTCATAACAAATCTGAAGGAGTAATAGAATTTACAAACTTATTATTTATTCCTTCATCCAAAACTTTTGATTTATTTCATCCTGATAGAAAAAGCCGAGTAAAACTTTATATAAAGAAGGTATTTATTACTGATGAGAATGTCGCTTTAATTCCAAAATATATGAGATTTTTAAGAGGGGTAGTAGATTCAGAAGATTTACCGTTAAATATCAGCCGTGAAACCTTACAACATAGTCCTTTGATTGACAAAATTCAGGCATCTATAACCAAAAAAGTTATTACAGAACTAGAAAAGCAAAAAACTAAAGATCAAGGCGAATATGAAACGTTTTGGAATAATTTTGGAGCAGTTCTAAAAGAAGGATTATGTGAAGGTACAGCAGATGTTGATAAATTATTAAAAATCTGTTTGTTTAGAAGTGCATTACAAGATAAGTTTATTTCACTTGATGAATATATTGCTAATTTAAAATCAGAGAAAAAAAACATTTATTATATTACTGGAGATGATTTAGAAGCTCTTAAATCTAGTCCGCAAATTGAAGGTTTATTAAGTAGAAATATTGATGTTTTACTACTTACCGACGATGTTGATAAGTTCTGGGTTATGGTGACTAGAAAGTATAATGACTATGTATTGAAGTCAGTAACTTCAGCTAATATTGAAATTGACAATTGTGATACTAAAACAGCTGAATCAAGTGATACCAATAACGATGCTAAAGATGATACTTCATCTTCTGATGACCAAAATTGTGAGCAATTAATCAAATATTTTAAAGAAGTATTAGGAGATAAAGTTAAATCAGTAGAAGTATCTAAAAAACTCACTCGCAGTCCAGTATGTTTAACAGTACCAGAAGGAAGTATGGATATTAGGACTGAAAGGTTTTTAATAGAGCAAAAGCAATTAAGTAGCCATTCTAGCAAAATTTTGGAAATTAATCCTAATCACACAATTATTAAAAAGATTAATGAAAATATTAAGCTTAATCAAAATTTAGATGTAAATAAACAGCTTGTAATGACTTTATTGGATCAATCTTACTTGATAGAGGGACAACCGATTCCTGATCTACAGGATTATTGTAATCGTATAAATTTCTTTATTGAAAAATCAGTAAATTAA